The DNA region GCAAACTTTCTCGCGAACGATTTCACCCTGCTGAGGGATATAAGGGTTGGCAGATCGATTATAAATGATTTCAGTCGCAGCTGAGGCGAAAATGGGTGCCATAAGCAATATAGACAGGAACAGTTTCATCTGAGCCCCCTTAGGGTGTTATTGGAAGCCATAGTTTTGACATATATGTTCTGACCAAACAAGAGACGCTTGCTGAAAACCTTTCACAAGGTTTGTGAAAATCCCGCAAAATTGCCGAAGTCCTCGTTTTTTAAGGTATATATTAGGCCCATATGACAAAGGCTGAAATCCTTAAATACAAAGACTACAGGCAGTTTCTGGCGGACTACAACGCTTGGAAGAGCCAGAATAAAGTAGGTTGGAGTCTGACTGTGTGGACCCGTCAGTTGGGTCTTTCGCATCCGTCAGCTTTGTCGATGATCCTGAATCGCAAGCGCCATATCGGCGATAAACTTGCGGAATCCATCTCAGAATATTTTGATTTCAATGAAGGCGAGAAATCCCATTTTTCGAACCTGGTGAAGTACGAAAAGTCCATTGATAGCAATCATCTTCGCATCATGGTATTGAATCAGCTTCAAGGGGAGAAGAATCACGCCATTGCACGCTTCGTTCTGAATGAAGGCAATAAGCTGCAAAACATTGAAAGCCGTGAGGCCTTGGCGAAACTGCTTTCGCCTATCCTTGGGCTGAACAGTGATGAAGTGATTGCCCTGGAGTCCAGAACTCCAGAATCACCGGATCCCAAAGCCATGCACCAGGAAATTGTCAAAATTCTGGAGCGTTCGTACGATGTGGTGCCAAAATCCCAACGCCAATACTCGGCAACATTCATGCGTATGAAGTCTGAACGAATGCAGGAAGCTATTGATAAGCTTCGCGCATTCCAAAAAGAGTTTATTGCAGAATTCGACTGCGAAGATGCGAATACGCTGGTTTGTTTCCAGAACTCGCTCTTTTCAATGCTTAATGAACAGAGCGCGGAAACAAATCCAGAGCTTCCACACAACAAAAAAAATTAGTCGCTGCCGCAGTCATCTTCCCATGCAGCCGTCATGGTGCAGGTCGGATTGTTGGCGATTCCACCGTTGCCATTTTTATTTATCGTGCACGAGATGTCCTTGGCGGATTGATTTACATGCCCGGTCGTCGCATCTTGCATCACGTCCATTTCGTCCAGAGTTTCAAACAAAGCCATGGCCGTTACGGGTCCCACGGCCGCAGGCGGCTTACATTCGTATGCTGGCATTAAGTCTGGCTGAACGGCGCGGTTGGTTTGTGTGCATTTAAGTTCTGTGATGGTCCAAGTGGTATCACCCCCGCTAAAAGTTTTTTTAGCGATGGGTGAGTTTTTTAGTATATATGCCAAAGTAACTGCATCATCACCTTTGAAAGTTTTAGGTAACATGTCCCCACAGGCCGCGGACACAGTTTCAGTGATAAGCAATAGACCCACGCAACCCAGAACAGCTTTATTGAACATAAAATCTCCTTTGGAATAGCAGTCATCTTATAGCTCCCATTTACGACATTTCAGTCCAGTGCCGAGAAAACATATTTGGTGGATGGCGGGGTAAGTGATGTAATTGAAGGATATGAAATCAAAAATTGTGTGGGCTTTTGTCGGTTTGGTTTTTGCGTGTGAAGTTACACGTGCTCAAGACGTAATATCTGATCTGGTTGCCAAAGGGCCGCCGGATAAAATTGCAGATGATAAAATGAAAGTTGAAAGGAAAGTTTGCAAAGGAAGTAAATCCTATCCTGTGCATCTGACTTTTGATGATGGGCCGGATTTGGAACATACACCGCAAATCCTTGATGTGCTGAAACGCAATGGTATCAAAGCAACTTTCTTTATATCTGCTGACAAGTTGGTTGAAGGAAAGCCCCAGGAGATTGCCGCTCGTAAGGCTTTGATTGAAAGAGCCAGAAATGAAGGGCACACCATCGGATCCCATTCATTTGAACATATTGAACATGCCAATGCAGAAACGACGTCTCGTCAAAAAATGCTGGGGAATCTGAATAAAGCTTTCACTGAGATGGACAAGTTGAATTTGCCAAAGCCGATGCCATTTCGATTTCCATATGGAAGCTCATGGATTTTTGATTCTGTGAAGGCCAATCAGGACCTGGCAAATGGTGCGATGGTGGCCATCAAGCGTGCAGGTTATTATCCCCTGCATTGGGATGTCGATACGAATGACTGGAGTAAAATCAAACGTAAAGCGCTGCCTGTCTCAGCCCTGGAACAGATTTGTGAAAGGCATGGTGGTGTTGTTCTGATGCACGATGTGCATCAATGGACTGCTGACAATTTGCCAGCTCTAATCGAATCCATTCATCTTTCGGGTCATAAACTGGTTTCTGAGGCAGAGATTATCAAATACTCCGAAAACGACTCCACGCGGCCTCTTGCCTCAGTTGCGGAACGACTGGGTGGCGGTCAGGATTGTGTCTATAGAGGGGGCCATCTTGATAGGGCCGGTACAAAATGTCATACTGGCAGTACAGATTCACGCACAAAGAATGGGGTTCAATAATGAAAAGTCTGCTTTCGGGTCTTCTTATTTTACTTGCAGGTCTTCAGGCTCAGGCCACGGCGGTAATTCAGTCCGCTTCCAATATTCATAATGGTAAAGTCGTGGTGGCTGTTGATATCACAGATCCAGCGCGCCGGGTATTTATGGAAGTGGATGCGAAGACGGGTAAAAAAGAGAGCTTGGGTTTCCCCAATGATCTGGTCTCTGAAGATATTATGGCGGTGATCTCATTACCTGAATATGTCGTGGTTCTGTCCCAGTGGACTGCGGGTGATGGTAAAAAGCCAAAGGTTCATGAGTACGTCAGGGGTTCGAAAATCTGGATGGCGGCGGGGGAGTTAAACTGTCTGTCTTTTGATCAAATTGAAATCGAAAAATCTGAATTGCGTGTGCAGTGCGCAGACGAAAACAAAGAAGGCACCTTGGTGGGCCCAGTCAAGATGGCCCTGGATTTCAAGTCCAAGACCGCTGTAAAGGCGACGTTGCCAATTCAGGAGTCGTCAGCAGGGCCCGTCAGCTTCGCGCTTAAAGGTGGCTCTATGTTCAAATGGGCGGCTTTGGATTTAAAGTCAGGAAAGGCGAAAAAGACATATACGGCTGAGGATCTGTCACTATCCTCGGATGCCAAAATCAAAAAGACGATCAAAATCAAAGAAACGATCGGCCCCGTAGAGTAGTTCAATAAAAGAATGTAGAAATAAAAAAAGCCATCCTCATCGGATGGCTTTTTTTATTTAGAAGAATCTGTAACCCAGGTGTATCGCCAGATTTCTATCTGAAAAGAAAGCTCGTCTATAAACCGGAACTTTGTAAGAGTCCTCCGGGAAGTAAAGCATCTTGGTTTCGATATCACCCACAAAATTTGTTCCCGTAAAATTGCGGGAATCCATACGGAAATCATAAGGGGCAGAGACATTCGAATAGCGTGGGCCAAACAGACCTCTTTGGTTTTCAACTGCATACTGGCTGGCGCTGCTATAGGCGGCGATCAGGCCCTTATCAAACGGATAGATAAAGTACAGGTATCCCCAGCCTTCTTTTAGAATCTCCAGATTGATCTCGACGTTATTGTAAAAGACCCGGCCCAAGATGCGGTTGTGCTTGTCATGGCCGTTATCGTCGTAAACCACAGTGATCTGACTGCCTGGAGGCACAAGCCCCGCAACGAAGTCACGCGCCACGTAGGCGGACTCACCCTGAGTGTTTCCAAAGTAATCCACTTCCGGAGTATCAACCCCCAGGAAGCGAACTTTGTACTTCTGTGAACCGGATTGCACGTTGAGTGTGTCACCGTCGTGAACATTAGTGACAGTGCCTTGAATAGTGTAGGCATGACCTAAAAGGGGCAGGGAAAGCAGGAGCGATAAAAGCAGATTAAATGACTTCATGGGGTCCTTTTATCAATTCCCGGCAGAGGAGCCTATGTGAACTCCTCCCTTGGAAAAAATTGCTGGACCGTATGATTAATGGACAGCTCTATTCGACGATATCGAGGTAGACCGAGCGATCCAGGAACGGGAAGACAGGCACTGTATTAAAGACTTCATCATATGAGAATTTGAACTTGTTCAAACTCATGATGGAGACCTCGGCAATAACAGTTCCAGAAACATTGCCTTCGTAGCGACTGTGAATCAAAGGCGCATTCAGAAGGATTCTTTCGAAGGAGACGTTGCGACCTTCCGTGCGGCAGGCAGCATCGTACAAGGCGCCCTTTTTAGCTTCGATCAAAGCCGCTTCCGCAAGGACTGTGTCACCGAAAGCCTTGGGATTTGCAGAGGCTCTGATAAAGTTACCCGGCACCGTCCAGAACGAAGAGTAACGGTTCACCAGTGAAGAAGTGCCGTAACCCGCAGTGTTCGTCGCATAGTTGTCAGTCGTATTACAGAAGTTGCCGTTCTTTTTAACGGTACCCAAGCCCAAGCTGATGGACTTGCTGCTGGTGATTTGCAGATTGCGGGAGGAATCAGTGTTGGCGTAATTGATTGCGCCATAGATGAACACTGAGCCCATCACATACAGTCGGCAGCCAGTTTTAGAGTTCAAAGTCAGATTTTCCAATAGCAGAGGACCACGAACTGCAACGTCGCCCTCACAATTAAGTGTGCCGCTGTTTTGAAAGAAGTCTCCTTCGTCTTTAAGACCCGACAAAGCCACGGATGTGTCAGCATCCTTAAAATATTTAAAGCGTTCAGTGGCCGTTAGCTGAAATGCACTGGAAATGTTCGCATCGGTCGGCGCACCGATGTACACGCTTTTCTTTTCAAGAACCTGTGCGCCCTTGGAGGTTGCATAGGCGGAGTTCGCAAGTTGTGACTTTAAGTAAGCTGCCAAGGTGCCGGCGCCAGCTTGAGTTGCGATCGCGGAAGGCAGAGGTGCCTGTGGAACGATAATGGATTTATCCGCTGGCATGGCCACGGTATAAAAGTTTTTGCCGTGGTCGCCGTAAACGGAGCCACTGGTCCAAGTGATATTAGAAGGTGAGCCCTGAGCCATGAAGTAGCTGGAGCCGTAACCAAAATCAGTGATGATGTTTGAAGCCACCTGTGCATGACATTGGATGCAGCCCATTCCGCGAATTGCCAGGGCCGGCTTGAATGTCTGGAATGCATTACCGACACTCGCTTTGATTTTGAATTGAATTGCCACACCCTCTTTGTCGGTGACCGTCACCAGGATGTTGTCAGTTCCGCGGAAGCCATAGTTGGGCGTGTATTTGAAATTATAAGTGGCGGCGTCAATGATCTCGATCTTGCCGTTTAGGGCCGCCCCGGAGTTGATGGTCAAAAAGGTGATTTTATCGGCCACTGGTGCCGAGGTTTTATCCGCCTGAAACTCGATGGCGGTATTCATTTTGGTTTCGATCAACAAGTCAGGAATGGATTTGGGTTCTCCACCTGCAGAGATCGTTTTACTTGCCAGGCTTGCAAAGTGAGCTTGAGGCGCGCAGTTTTGAAACGTAACGATCAGGGCACTACCAGCCAAGATGAATCCAAGCAGTCTCATTTTCATACGATGTATTCCCCCAACCCCACGTACTACAACGGAGTCACTGAATCTAAATGCAATTTTGTTACCATGTTAAATCGATCAGGCAGGTGCTGGCGTTCAGAATTTTAGACAGTGTCTGTCAGGTGATCATTTCTAGGCTTAGGGCGAGAGCGGGGAAACTGTGAGGTTTACAATAGTCTGGTCCTTCCAACAGTTTTGTGTGTCTGAACATTTTCAAAGCTATTAATATTAAGGAACACAATGAAAAATGAGTCCATGGGGGAAAAACATGCGTTTTAGTCTGGTATCACTGTGTCTCGTGCCATTGGCATTTGCAGCTTGTAAGTCTCAACAGGAAGTAACGGAGAGGGTGCCAGCAGCGGCAAGCTATGTGGATCCTCAATATTATGACTATCAAGCTTTGTTCGCAGAGGCTCTGACTTTCCGGGCAAAAGCTTTGCAGTTTGCTCAAGAGAAAAAAATGAATGAACGCAGTGATGTGAGCTTTAGCCGCTCCGAAGGGGAGTGGGTGCGCCAAATGGGTGCGGACTACCTTGTGACTCGCAAAAAGCTTTTGGATTATACTCTTCCAGTGGCTTCTAATTTCGCCAGCCCAAATCAAGTCAAACTGACTCCTTACCTGGGCACGAAGAACGAAGTAAAAGAACGTGTTCGTCCAAAGGATGTTTGGGAGAAATACCAAATTCTGAGCATTGACCCTAAAGACCCTCAAGGTGAAAAAGAAATCTTCAAAACTCAAATGGCATTGGCATCTGCGCTGATCCTGATGGACAACTTCCTGGTCGCAATCCAGCCATACAATAATATTGATTCCATTCGCTATGTGTTGAATTACGACGTCCAGCAGAAGAAAGCCCTGCAGCAGGTTGCTGACAGTTATACAAATCGTGAGCGTCGTGATCAGATCCGTACTGCAATTGAGTTCGTTGATGGCGTGATGGCGTGGCGTCGTGCTCAAGGCGTTGCAACCAGTCCTGAAGAAGCCAACCTTTACGGCATGATTCAATCCAGTATCTGGTATGTGGCAGTGAAGAATAATAAAGAGGGCTCCACCTTTGAAGATGCGGTTGCAAATTTGTGGAATCGACTGACTTCCCGAGGCAAGCGCGGAGCGCGAGTTGTGTCCTATGGTGTGAGTATGGGTTTTGGTAACATGGTGGGTCTGGTTGAGACTCGTAAAGGTTATCTGTACAACATGTCCTTGAATGAAAAGAACAAGCTTATCGCAGAAATGAAACCATTGGACATTTTGATGGAAAAAACGCCATTCCGCCTGACCGACAAAATGATTCCAGGTCACTACGGGCACGTTGCGATTTGGCTGGGTACTGAGCAACAACTGAAGGACCTGAGAGTTTGGGACCAAATTCCAAGCAAAGTGCAGGCTAAGATTCGTTCGGGCCACAGAATTGTCGAGGCCTTGCGCCCGGGAGTTGAGATCAATTCGTTGGATCATTTCCTGAACATCGACGATTTCCTGGTTGTTCGTGATAACCGTTCAAATATTACTGACGAGTATCGCAGAAAAGCGATCCTTCAGGCGGTTGCGCAAATCGGTAAAGAATACGACTTTAACTTTGACGTGCATACACACACTCGCATTGTTTGCTCGGAGATCGCTTACGTGGTTTTCGACGATGTGAAGTGGCCACTTGCGAACACTTTGATGCGTTATACGATCAGTCCTGACAACGTTGCGCAGTTGGCAGTAGGCAATCAAAGAATGTTTGATCCCGTGATCATGTATTACGGCGGTCGCCGTGTTTATAAGGATCTGCCACATTCACTTGAGTTGTTGTTGAAGGCAGATGATGCATCCTACGCTGAGTTTTCAAGATTCCAGGGAATCTAGGGGTTCACTTTGAAAAAGCCGTTGATCTTAAGTTTGTGCGCTGCCGTTCTGGCAGTGCACTGTTCGCATAAAGAGGTTCGTAAGCCAAGCAGTTTACCCAATATCTTCACCGAGAGGGAAACCCAGGCACTGGGGCAGATCCTTGGAGGTGACTCACCGACGGAGAAATTCCGTCGTGTCATGGCGGTCGACTTTAATACCAACGGCGATGCTAAGTATCTTTCTGAAAATGCACGCAAATCCATTCAGACTGCGATTGCTGAAACACTGGGGGAGGAAAATCCCCAGCAGGGACTGGCCAAGCTGGCTCTGGGAAATGTCAAAACAGAAGTTGTTGAAAACTTCATCAAGACTTTAAAAGTCTACAAGCTGGTCAACCTGGGGTTGCAGTTTGATCTGAACTTCGCTCCAAAACCGTATTCCGCAACGTTTGCGCCCGAGCTGTCCAGCAATCAACTGGTTCGCTTGGACGATTTGGGACAGCTAAGTAAGAAATGGGAATTGGATGAGTCGCAGGGATTCACCAATCAGATTTATGCGAATTCCTCATTGGTGGGCAAAGCTGAGGATGCAGACTACATAGGCGGTCAGGTCAGCATCTTTGTGGAAATTTTGGATACCAAGCCTAAGCTGGGTCTTCCGAAAATCACTAAGAATGGTGTGAAGGGCTACATCCGATATCGTCGATACTTCCGTTTAAATTCGACAGTGAGTGCTGGAAATTGTAACGGCTTTTCCAGTGCAGTTACATCCGGTGCCGGTGTGCCGGTGTTTTATACTGTCGATCTTTACAAGAACTTCAATCTTAAGAATTTGATTCCAACAGAGGAAACTCTTGAGATCTATCCAGGAATTGTCGCGGCCACTCAAGAGGGGCGTCCGGAGTTGCAACCGGAATCGAGCGAAAAGTATCAGTCTATTTCAACCATGCGCTATCACGTGAGCCAAAAGAAAATGGTGGCTCATACCGACTTCGTGGTGAAGAAAATGGTTTACGATTTGAAAAATCGCAAGTTCGACGTCGAACGCAGCGAAATTGAAGTGAGTTCTTTCCGGTCTCTGGCCAAGAATCCCAGACCGAGTGAAGAGTCCGAAGCCAAATCGGCGGCTCGCCGCGAATTTTTTGGCAAGTGTCAGGGAGTATTGGAAAAGCAACTGATGCTGAATCAAGTGATCCCAGGGGGCATACTATGATGAAGGCGGGCGTACTTGGTGTCGCATTGTTAATGGCCTCTCCGGTCTTCGCACAGGCGACGCAAGTCTCTTTGAAAGAACGCATCGATGTCATGGACTACTATAAGCAGAATCACGACGTGATGTTTTCGGCAGAAGCATGTCGTCGTCCTGAAACGCTGTTAAGCGAGATACGAAAACTTACAGCGAAGGATCAGGAACAGGCCATCTCGTTCGTAAAGAAGGTTGAAGGTCAGGTCCCGGAGAAGATTCTGTTGCCACTGGTGTATTGGAAATTCATCAAGCCGCAACCCGCGAATGAACAGAAGGTATTGAAATATTGGTTGCAAACCCGCATTCAGGCGCTTCGCGATTATGCGGATCATCCACTCAAAAAGAACCGCCAGTCTCAAGAGCAGGCCCGTGGTTTGGCCCTCAGCTATTCCCGTACGGGGAGCCTGAGCATCGCTTCAACACAGTTGCTGGAAAATTTGAAAACGCGATTCCCCGAGATGGACATGTACAGCCTGGTCGCAGGTGGATTTGTCGCAGGGAATGTGGTGGAGCTGGTCAGTCATAACACGGTTTCCCCCGAGCACATTGACTGGTTCAATGAACGCTCCATTTTTAACGGCGGCAAACTGGATTTCACGAAACCTTATATGAAAATGCCAATGTCTGAAAAGGACGAGGGTCATCCCGCCTTTAAAGACCCGATGTTTGCGCGCATTCGTGACATGATTGCCAGCAGTCAGCAGAGTATCTTCATTGATATCTTTCTGTTTGGTGGAACGATGGGTGGAACATTAAGCAAGTTCTTATTGGATCAGACGTCCCTGAAGTTGAAAGCAAACCCGAATTTCAAGGTCCTTTTGCTTCATGACTTTGCCACAAACTACAATATGAAAGACGAAATGATGCCGATCTTTCAATATTTGAAGGATCGTGTTGCCGCGGATCCGGCATTGCGCCCGGCTGTTGTCCTGTTGCAGGCAAATATTCAGCGTCACCCACCGGGGATTCCATTTGGTATAACGAATCTGGTTCCTAAAACGGATGAAACCTTCAAGGCCCTGGAAAAACGCAATACCTATTATGAATCCAAAATCGATCACAGTAAGGTGATTGTAGTCGATGCCGAAGGCGATGCGCCTCAGGCTTACTTTGGCTCCAAGAACTGGTCCGATCACAGTGGTGGCTACTACTATGACAATGCCTTGTATGTGAAGGGACCGGCAGCGGCCTTGGTGCAGGCAGCTTATTACGATGACGTGGATGCGGCACTGACGACAAATCAGCAGGAAAGAAAATGGTTCTATTATAAAGAACAAGGTTTCTCCAATGAGGCCTATCTGTCCCAGCGTGAAAAGATTTTGAGTTGGTTCAAAGTTAAGAGAACAAGTTACCCGATAGTGGGGAACCAAGTGGTGCGATTGGCGGAAGCCAATGTTGATGGAAAGATCAAAGACGTTCGCAACATGCTGGTTGATATGATTTCCAAAGCGGAAAAAAATATCTACATGGAGCAATTGTTCATTTACGACCCTTACATCAACGATGCCCTGATGAAAAGAAAGTCCCAGGTGCCATCACTGAAAATCAGAATCCTGGCAGATCACAACGGAAACTTCGACATGGGTGGATTGCCTAATACGCTTTACCTTGAGCAGTTGATGGAGCACGGGGTGGAAGTGAAGGCTCGTAAAACTCTGGGATCTGAGGCGCGCTTTCCGAATGGGAAAACCCAGGTTTACCATCAGGAGAACCATCGCAAGATCACATCGATTGACGGCAAAACGATGATGATTGGATCGTCCAATCTGAATCCGGATACTTTGCAGGGCAGCTTCCGTGAATTTGGTGCGCAAATTTTCGATACGAAAGAGATTTCGCGCTTTGAACAGGAATTCCTGGCGGCATGGAATGACAAATCGCAAACCGGGCCTTTCTTTGAAGGGCAGTTGCAGTTGAAAGTTCTGGGGCAGGGGCTGACAGTGGAGCAGTCGAAGTTATTAAATGACCTGGGTGCGGCGATTTTCAGAGCCAAAGACGATATCGAAAAACGATAATTCTAAAAGACGTCCCCGGTTATTTGCCGGGGATGGACAAGACTTCTATTTTTACCTGATCCACACCTTTTTGAATCATGCCCAATTCCTTGGCGGCAGCTTCTGATACATCAACAATGCGACCTTTTTTGAACGGTCCGCGATCATTAACTCTGACTGTGGTTGATTTGCCCGAAGTCAGGCTTGTTACTTTGATCATGGAGCCCATGGGCAGGGTGCGGTGTGCCGCCGTTAGCTCTTTCATATTAAAAGTCTCACCACTGGCCGTGCGGTTGCCGTTGTGACTCTCGCCATACCATGAGGCTTTACCCTGGGCTGTGCTGCCAACACGCAGAGGGTGGGCGCAGCTGGGAAGGCTGAATCCCACAGTTAAAAGTATAATGAAAATACGTCGGGCCATTTGCATAATATCTTATCGGTACCATGGCTAAGTTGCTTGAAGATACTGGACGATAGCTCGGAATTTGATGGCAAGTGTTGTCTATAAGCACCACTCGTGTGAAGAAAGCTACAGTTCCGAAGCCCCACAACGCGCAGCCCTTGATTGCACAAATTAATTTCTTGGAGGAAAATCATAGGGGTACAGGAGATTTCATATGAGCATTCAACAAGTTCCATTTATTACTTTGAACCGTTTTGAACCTGGTTTCCGCGATGAATTTTTGGCAGGCGTTGCCAACCTTTTTGATAAAACTCAATTCGTTGGTGGTCCGATCGTTGGCGAGATGGAAGCCAATTTGGCAACTTACACTAAATCCAAACACGCTATCGGTTGTGCGAACGGCACTGATGCGATTCAAATCGCACTTCGCGCTGTGGGTGTTGAAAAGAACGATAAAGTTCTGGTTCCGGATATGACTTTCTGGGCGACATTCGAAGCTGTTGTGAATGTTGGGGCAAATCCTGTGACTGTGGACGTGAACAAACAATTCTGTCACTGGGACCTTGCAACTTTCAAACAAGCGGTCACACAATTCAAACCTAAAGCGGCTATCATGGTTCACCTTTACGGTTGGGTGACTCCTGAAACAATGGAGATCAGAAAGTTTGCGAAAGAAAACGGCGTAGTGCTGATCGAAGACGGTGCTCAGTGTTTTGGTACTGAGATCGACGGTCAATCTGTTGTGGGTACGGCTGAAATCGCGACTACCAGCTTTTATCCAGCGAAAGTTTTGGGCGCTTCCGGTGACGCCGGCGCTATCTTTACTGGCAACGATACTTACGCAAAGAATTGCCGTACATTGATCAATCATGGTCGTACGGATCACTACTCTCACGGTATGATCGGTTGGAATTCCCGTATCGGTGCCTATGAGTCCTTGTTCCTGAACATGTCTTTGAAACACATTGATGCACGTATCAAATCCCGTATGAACGCGGTTAAGTTTTACGAGGAGTCATTGCAAGGCTTGCCGCTAAAACCAGTTCGCGCGGCTGCGAATGTAAAAGAGAATGGTTACTGTGCAGTGGCGATGATTGAGCCATCTTTGCGTTCGGCTTTGATTGAAAACTTGAAAAAAGCCAACGTGGGTTACGGCACAATCTATCCAGGCGCGATGAGCCTGCAATCCGGTGCTCAAGGTCACTTGGCGGGCAAAATTGATAATGGCAATGCTCACTACATCTCTCAAGCTGTATTGAACCTTCCATGCTTTGCTTATATCACGCCAGAAGAACTTCAGTACGTAGTGGACGTTGTTAAAAAGAGCTTCTAGTTCTGATTTTAACATCAATGCAAAACAAGAAAGCCGGGCAAAAACCCGGCTTTTTGTTATTGATTCGTGACACAGCACTTCATAAAAACATCCCCGAATGCGCTGCATTCTTCAGGGTTTCCGTTGTGACTTCAAGGGCTTATGGTTAGGCTTTTGGGCGAGGGGGACTCATGAGATTTTTACTTTCTTTAATTACTGTAATGACGGTTTCTTCACTTGCGCAAGCATTGCCATTGCCGTTTCCAAAAGGACAACAGCAGTTGCTTTCATTGCCAGCGAACTTTACAGCTGAATACAACTTCGAAGCGATTGTTGGTTTGGATAACTGTTCTGGTTCATTGATTCGTTTCGAAAACTCTCGCGACACTGACAACGCGATGGTTATGACAAACGGTCACTGCCTGGAAGTCGGCTTTCCGAAACCAGGAACTTTCGTTTATGGCAAACCAAGCCGTCGTACTTTCAAATTGTTCAACGCAGGAATGCAGGTTGTGGGTCGTTTGACTGCGAACACAATCATTTACGGAACTATGACTAAAACAGACATGGCGATCTATAAGTTGAATGAAACTTATGGTGAGATC from Bdellovibrio sp. GT3 includes:
- a CDS encoding DegT/DnrJ/EryC1/StrS family aminotransferase gives rise to the protein MSIQQVPFITLNRFEPGFRDEFLAGVANLFDKTQFVGGPIVGEMEANLATYTKSKHAIGCANGTDAIQIALRAVGVEKNDKVLVPDMTFWATFEAVVNVGANPVTVDVNKQFCHWDLATFKQAVTQFKPKAAIMVHLYGWVTPETMEIRKFAKENGVVLIEDGAQCFGTEIDGQSVVGTAEIATTSFYPAKVLGASGDAGAIFTGNDTYAKNCRTLINHGRTDHYSHGMIGWNSRIGAYESLFLNMSLKHIDARIKSRMNAVKFYEESLQGLPLKPVRAAANVKENGYCAVAMIEPSLRSALIENLKKANVGYGTIYPGAMSLQSGAQGHLAGKIDNGNAHYISQAVLNLPCFAYITPEELQYVVDVVKKSF